Proteins from one Patagioenas fasciata isolate bPatFas1 chromosome 6, bPatFas1.hap1, whole genome shotgun sequence genomic window:
- the LOC139828334 gene encoding ral guanine nucleotide dissociation stimulator-like 1 has translation MDHFRLSREIEGAADKSTASGRAQKSVVKRFSLPFLGLGVSAHSTPVNAQPKPAPGGSSGDSTVTIVPPTATAEEPQHKCSKKCPGSVTPIPSKEVPPVLPLYNQQSGDSCIIRTSVEEDRSGNIYRSILVSGGNSKAL, from the exons atggatca tttccgtctttcacgtgaaatcgaaggagcagctgacaagagcaccgcgtcgggcagagctcagaagagcgtggtgaagagattcagcct gccgttcctgggcttgggggtgagcgcccacagcacccccgtcaacgcgcagcccaaacctgctccaggtgggagctctggggacagcaccgtcaccatcgtccctcccaccgccactgctgaggagcctcagcacaag tgctccaagaagtgccccggctccgtgactcccattccatcaaaagaagtgccgccagtcctgcccctctacaaccagcagagcggagacagctgcatcatccgcaccagcgtagaagaggacagaagtggcaacatctacaggagcatcctggtgagtggtgggaacagcaaagcgctgtga